One Puniceicoccaceae bacterium genomic window, CATACTCAGGCTGGTGGCAAAATAGGGGCATGGTTTTTTAAAGTGGGTCCCCAACTCACCACGATGGTCCGAGAAAGATTGCCTGGGATAGACCACAAAACGATCCTCACAGACCAAAAACTTGAAAAAAAGCTTCTTCCATGAATGACTTCGCCAACATCGCTTGACCGTATCGGGGAGTTTGATTCCGTCCACCGCTTCTCCCTCCCGCTGCAAAAAATTTTCAAAATCCTGCCAGGCATGCCCCAAAAACACCTGCCCCCAAGAGCAGGGTACCTGCATGAAAAATGCATCCCACTGGTCGGGAATCGGTTCAAAAGGATAATGACAGAACTCATTGATTCGGTAAGAATAAAGTCCGATTGAAGCGACTTTGCGTTCCGTCTGGTATCGCAAAGTGGTCTCACGTGCAAACTGATAAAAATACGGGGATAGGATCAGATCATCCTCCAGAATCAAGGCTGCTCCAGACGCTTTGCTCTGCGCGGCACATGCCATGATATGCTGCCTCAATCCCAGATGATTCTGCTGGCGGATGATGCGCTTCGGACCGACTCTCCACTCAAAGTCCTCTGCGAGTCGCTCACATGCCTCATCTGCCCCACCTTCGAGGGACAAGATCAGAGGCACTTCAACATGATCCGGATAGTGAGCCCGATCAAGGCTGACGAGGAGTCGTTGCAAACAATCCGGGCGATTGTATACAGCGACAACAATGGGAATGGAGGATATCATGGAGTGATAATCGCAAGTTCAACAAAATGAGATTGATGATCAAAGCAGAGAAAGGTGCCATTTGGCAAACATCTCGTATCCGAAAATACGCTGAAGCAACACATTCACCTGCTTCTGTGTCTCTATGGCTTTCCAAAGGTTTTTCCACGGGAAAACGGTATGATTGCCTGCACCAAGGGTCATGATTGATTTGAAACTGAAGTTGATGAATCCTGAGCCACGACCCAACGTTCACGAATCTGAAGCCGCTCCTGCGCACTCCAGAAATGCATCGCAAATTTGGAACTGAGCTGTTCCTCCAGATAGCTGTCAGGCAAACGTACCTGATCACGAAACACTCGATATGTTTCCCGATACGGTTTGCGGCTCGAAACGTTGGCAAGGGTCCACTCAAGGATTGGACAGCTGAGAAAATTGCTCACGATCTCAAGTTGTTTTGTTCGTTTGAGATCCGTGCGATACACCAAAAGTTGCACTTTAGCTCGGCGATAAACCTTCCATCCTGCCTCAACAGGAAAGGACTCGCTGAATACATCAATCCCAAACGCAGGTTTCATCTGGTCATCAAACCACCGGGCGGTAAATGCTCCCGATTCTCCTTGAAGAAGGGCGGCAATCAGTTGCTCAATCGTCCACCCACAACTTTCCGGACTCCTGCCCGTGATCCTTTTAAAGTTCTGAAAAAATGAAGATACATTACGAGAAATCGGTTCCCTTACTGGTGAGATCACCTTAACTGATAGTCCCAACCATCCTCGCACCCGCAGCACCTGAAATGGAAAATGTCCCTTAGCGACATGGCGATGTCCATGGAAAACATGGCCTTTCCACTGTTGCTCAAGAGTCCTCAAGAGCGAAGAAGATCCCACCTTACCCATTTGAAAGATATAGACTGGTTCGTGGCGAATCGCCTTATACCACTGGTGAAACGTCTGTGATCTCGGAAAAATCCACCTGTGAATCGCTTTCCAGTTCATCTGCAGGATCGGTGTATTGGTGCTGAATGGGATAGCAGAACTTCGCGAAACAACGATTGATATCGTGTTGCCTGAATCTCCAGTGCGTAGTGCTTTGCTGCGTCAGAGGCGATGCGCTCCCGGTCAAAGGAACCTGCACCGTCGAGAAACTCCTGAATTGTGCTGCGAAGTGATTCGGTTGTTACCGACTCACAAAGTATACCATTCTGAAAATCCTTAACCGCATCGGGCACCCCACCGATGGCAAATGCGATCACGGGTGTTCCACAAGCCAGAGACTCCAGCATGGTATTGGGAAGATTATCAACCAACGAGGGTAACACAAAAGCATCTGCAGCATTATATAGCATACTCATGAGATGATCATCATTCACCGAACCCATGTTGCGTATTTGGAGTCCTGTAATCGCATTGGAAGGGAAGTGCCCCCCGACGACCATCAATTCGATTTGATCCAGATGCTTCAATCCGCTGAGAGCATGCAGCAGTGCAACACCTCCCTTGCGTGCTTTCTTCACGTTGTCCGAGACAAAAAGCAGTTGTTTGCGCTGGGGATCCAAGCCTAACAATTGCTTTGCTTCTGCAGAATCATTGCGGCAATACACCTGCGTATCCAAACCATAAGGAATCGTATGGATACACCGATCAGCGAAAACCGGACTCCGCGCTGCTTCGCTTTCAAGCCATTTTGAAGGCGTAACGACCGTCAGATTTTTCGCTTTTGAAACCCAACGCTGTTTGGATTCCACGAGTCGCTTGTTCAAGTCCATTTCCTTCGAACTAGGACGATAATAAACAAACTTTCCTTGTGCATCTAGATCAGATACCTGCTCCACAAAATGCTCGTAACCCATGAACGCGTTCATGTCATGCAAGGTCCAGACCACAGGCAGTTCCAGTTTCTGAAAAAAGCTCGGGTAGTCCAGCATGCCGCTCACCCAGTGCAAGTTGATGATATCACAGGGCTGGCTCTGGATCGCTGCTGCAAGATCGAAGTAGCTTTCGGGAAACGAACATTGTTCAATATTTCCTGGTCGATTCAAAACGGATCTCCGCTTTTCAAGCAATCGAATGCGAATCCAATTTCGTACGCGGTCGGCCTGAGTGCGACGCAGCGTAAACTTTCTGCAATCGATCACCTTGTCTGGCTCATCTGGCAGCAATCCACGCGTCACTAAACGCACCGAACATCCTTGCTGTATTAAGCCATTTCGCAAGCGAAGACAAGCTGCAGCTGCACCGCCTTGGGTATGCGTATTGGCAATCGAGATATTCATTTTGGCGATCCAGAGTGAGGAGCAGTTTGGATCTCCCCGCAGGTGAGGAATTATTCCGCCTTTCTCCCTTCCACAAACAACGAGTCGGGTTTAAAGACTATTTCATTCTTGCTCTCCAGTTCAAACGCATTCCACCCGGGAATACTACTTTCCAATGCTGACTTCACCTCAACATGGCGGATTCCGAGATCCTGAAGTAACTGAGTCAGTGAGTACCGATCATACATCCATTGATGGATCTCGCCACCCAATCGAAATTTCCCAATTTTTAGCGCAAGTGTGTTGGGACCGCTCCCCATTCGCAGCTCATTCATCAAATTCCAATCGTTTCCCAGCAACAAACGCAGCACTCTCTCCTTGAGCGGCCGCAGTAGTGCGTTCACACGCCGACCCAAAGGGACACGATTCGGATTCAACCCGTCTTCAGGTGCCTTCACTCGATTTTCCTTGGCCATCAATGCACGACGACGGATTTCTCTTCCTTCTTCACCGAGGCGATCCATCACAAACGATTCATTTGGAATTGTCTCCCTCTGCAAATAGGCTGCCATCTCCCCCCCACTGTGGTTGCGTACGGTCTGGTCATACAACTCCAGAAGCATCCACTCATAATTGTGCTGTGCTTGAATGTCTTCGTCCAATGCTTGCTCAAGTGAATTCAGGTAAAGCCTCACAATGTGCTCAAGGTCTGGAACAGCGACACGAATAATGCCGCCTGGCTTGAGGACTCGCACACATTCCCTCAAAAACTCCCGCCCTTCCTTCCGCGAAAAATGCTCCAATACATGCGAGTGGTAAACGACCTCAAAATGTGCATCGGGGTATGGAATGCCCTCGCACAGGTTGTGAGCAACGACATGTGGACTGCTGGAAACCATGTCCACATTGGTCCAGTCGGGGTGAAAACGATTTCCACAACCCAAATTGAGGTAGCGTTTCATGTTGTAGGTGTTCGAGGACTCTCCTTCACTGCAAAAATGTTGAGTTGATTGTCCATGCCCAAGTAGGATTGAACTTTCACAAACGGATGGGGAGAAATTACCCCAATGTGTTGTATGTTGTATCGAAATCCCGCATTTACCAACACTGACAGCAAGCGATGCAGGTTCTGAGGTTGGTGGGTGAATGAATGGTATTCCACAAAGATGCGATCCACGCACTGAAGCAGGTCCGCGCAATCTTCAAGAACTTCCGTTTCCGCTCCTTCTATGTCAATTTTGAGCAGGTCCACAGGACGGTCCAAATAACTCCGCAAACGAACTGTCTCGATCTGCTTGAGGCTTTCAGAATCTCCTGATACCGCAATGCGGCCCCCATCAGCTCCTTCCGCATGAAATTCAAGCGTTTTGTCTTCGTTCCATAGTCCTTTTTGGACAAGTTCAACGTGATTGAGTCCGAGCATTTCAACGTTATCCTTCAGCACAGCAAACACCTTCGGATCTGGTTCAAAAGCTACGACACTTGCTTCAGGAAAGCATCGCTTGAAATAACACACACTCAGACCAATGTTTGCACCCCCATCGATGATATATGGACATGGATTCGAGGTTTCAAACTGATAGATCTCCTTTCGGAAGAGTTCATCGTAAAGGAATAGGAAGGAGGCAGCATCTACGAATCTCAGAGCAGGACCCAATAGCCGAGTGCTTCCCTCTTCGTAACGTGGAAGATGTTTCAACCGTTGAATCTCAAGGTCGACACGATCAACACGTTGCCCAATCAACCGCTCCAACTGCCGTATAATGCGAGCGATCATGGATTACAGTTTCAAGCTTTTTGGTTTTCTGTTTCTGCTGGAACTCCTATCAACACCCCGAGCAACCCAAGCTGCACAATGTTGAAAAATCCGTCGAGCGATGCGCCGGATTCTGAAACTTCGCCGTAGTGTTCGCGACCGGGAAGCATGAAACTGCTTCATCAATAATATACATTTTCGACTTTGTCGCAACTCAATGGGTTTGACCGGAACATGATTAGCAAGCTCACTCCAGATATAGCGATCAGACACTCCGCAGTGAGTTCCTTGACCATCCATTCCAATGTTCTGAGTCAAACTCGGAAAGGGATGCAATGCGAATCCTCCCTTTATAAATAGATTCGCATACCAACGGACAGCCCAGCTTCGCATCTCTCCCGTCGTATTCTTTCGAAGGTGATCAAAATACGGGTAAGTGTTGCCGATATTGAAGTCAGCAATCCGACCGCTATGCTCTATCTGTTCGCAAAGCTGAACGGCATCCCATTCCGCTTGCTGCCAACGGTCACGCCAAGTCCCCCACCCCCAACAGGAAGCCGTGTTGTAGAAGAATGTCGACGGTAGCTTACCCTTTACTGGAAACATGTAGCCTGACACATGCATGACCTTCGGTTCGTTTCGGTAGCATTCCAGTGCGTCATTCATGTAACGTAAAAACCCCGGAGAAGTTTCGATGTCATCTTCCAGAACGATCACCGATTCGTACTGTTTCAAAACCCATGAAACCCCATCAATAATGTTTCGTGCCAAGCCAAAATTCTCAGGTCGCTCAACGAGGTGAACCTTTTGGAATCCTTTGATCGCACGCAACTTCTCGCGAACCGAAAGTACCGCTGGAGCCTCTTCATCCGATTTTGCCCCATCTGAAAAGACATATAACTCACTCTCATTCGCCAGTTCGTTCCGCCGCAGCGTTTCCAACGTACGGTGCAGAGATTCCAATCGCTGGTATGCAAAAAGTGCGATTGGAGAAAGACTATACATAAACTTCGGTTTCGACAATTTGGGAATCAACTGCCATGCAAGAATTTATAGACGGAAAATCAAATCTGCTCAAGCTATCATGCTTGCATAGGAGATCGCTCAATCACACGCACTTCAGGGTGCGGAACAATCATTTTTCCCCCTGCATTGAGAAAGGAGGCATATTTTTTTTCGAAAAATTCGATGAAATTCCATGAAAGCACCAAATAGTAGTCAGGTTCTTCTTCTACGGCTTCCTCGTAGATGATCGGAATATGTGTGCCAGGAGTATACTTTCCGATCTTGAAGCGATTCACCTCAGTCGCACAAGCCACAAGGTCAGGGCCAATTCCACAATAATTCAAGAGAGTACTGCCCTTTAAGGGTGCGCCGAGCGCGTATACGGATTTTCCTTCTGCTTTCAGGCGTTTCAACAACTTCAGCAGTTCATTTTTATTGTGTTCCACGCGGCGCGCAAATGCTTCATAGGTATCGTATTGATACATGCCTGCGGCTTCTTCAGCCTCTATTGCGGCTGCGATCTTGTCACTGCTCGGATAAACAGAATCCTCTCGACCCACATAGAGTACAAACGATCCACCGTGAATTGGATAGAAATCCACATCAATCATGCGCATACCGTGTTCGCTGAACAGGCGTTTCAACGGACGCAGACTATGCATCATGGTGTGTTCATGGTAGAAATGATCGAACTGCACATGCTCAAGAACGTCCTTCATGTAGACGCATTGCACTAGAAAAATGGTATCTTTCTCCAACATGCGTGAAATTCCTTTCACGAAACTGTGAATATCTTCTATGTGATAAAAAACTGCCGTTGCGGAAATCAGTTTGGGTCTCACATTCAATTGTTGAAGCAGCTTGGCAGTTTCATCGTTCCAGAATGCCTCGAACACGTGCAGTCCTTTCTCCGCTGCCAGACGCCCAGTTTTTTTCCCGGGATCAACTCCCATCACGCGCAGTCCATTTTTCTGGAAACACTGCATCAAGGTTCCATCGTTTGCACCAATATCGATCGCCAGACTATTCTTTGGAATCGCAAATTTCTTTACGGTACGAGCAGCCATTTGCTCAAAGTGTTCCACGACCGGAATATTGATGCCCGTTACATAGGGATGATTCGTGAACATCGACTCCACGGACGGAAACTCCTCGATCTGTACTTGCCAACAATCCTCACAAACCGCCATCGCACATGGATAGTTTGGTTCAGAGTCGAGTTCATCTGCCGACGGAAAATAATTCCCATTCGGCTGATCACCCAAATCAATGAAGCGTTTGAGCCGCGTACTGCGACAATTCATGCATTGTTTATTCTTCATGAAAATCCTTTTTTCAGTTTACCATAGAACTCGCACACTTCGCGAATTCGATGGTTTAAAGTTTCTGCGGGAAACCAACCGACCTCCTGATTCAGACGACTCACGCATGCCACCACCCGATCCACATCCTTCTGTTCAGCAGTCGGTTCATCAAAATGGATTTGATCCAGTGCATTAAGATGAGATGCAATCATCGTCACCAAGTCCCGGACAGACGTCCCGACACCAGATGCGATATTGATCGGCCCCGAAACTTGCGACTGAAACACCACACACAGTGCCGAAGCAACATCGGACACGTGCAGAAAATCCCGCACCGAACACGCACTGTCGAATTCCAACCGCTTGCCCGCAAGCAACCCATGAACCGTGCGCGGAACCAGTCTTCGATGCTCTTCTCCAGGACCGAACGGACAAAAAATACGAGTCCACACAAGCGAGAGGTCCTCCACAACTTCACTCCTGCGATGGAGGATTTCCCTCAGCGTATTTTTGGAAAACGAATATAATGTCGTCATTTCAAGTGGAGACTGCATCTCTTTCAGATCCTCGGTTCCACCCCACCGATATTCGGCTGAGCTTCCAGCGATCAACGCACGCTTGCCCCCAACAGCAGCAAAAGCTTCGAGAAGCACAAGACTGGCTGTGATCCAGTCCAGATTTTCCGGGGCGTTCCAATAGGCCCCATGTTCTGTGAACCATGCAAGATGCACCAGACCTTCGGGCCGAATATCGCTGATGCTCCTGCGAACCGCCTGGGGGTCCAACAAATCACATCGCACTGGGTCGTGTCTACCAAGAGGAACCACCTCGTGTCCCATGGATCGAAGTGTTTGCAGCACAGGTTGCCCTAAAAAACCAGTAGCTCCTGTGACAACAATTCTCATAATTCTCTGAGCAAAGGCGCATTTGCATCCTTTTCCGAGAGTATCGGATGCTCGTGCGGCCACGCGATCTGCAGGTCTGGATCATTCCAACGTAGCGAATGAGCGTATTCCGGGCGATAAGCCCCTTCGATGACATAGGACACCGTGCTCGAGGCTTCGAGGGTCCAAAATCCATGAGCACAGGTGTTCGGAACCCAATGGGCAATGCACTCTCCCGCCACAAGTTCCACCATCGATACCTGAAGGTAGGTCGGGGAGGTCTTGCAAAGATCAACTGCCACATCCATGACCCTTCCCGATATACAAGTCACCAGTTTCGCCTGTTGATACGGCTCGGACTGGAAATGCAATCCCCTGAGCGTGTCCCTTTTGGTATTAAACGAATGGTATACATTGTCGGGAGAGAAATCTACATTCAATGCCTCAAACTGTTCCCGCTCCCACAATGCCTGAAAAGCACCACGATGATCACGGTGCTTGTCCAGTTGGATCACCAGAGAACCCTGAATCGATGTGTCAGCACTTAGGATCTTCATGCTTCAGTTTTGAGTCAATAATTCACGAATGC contains:
- a CDS encoding glycosyltransferase — encoded protein: MNISIANTHTQGGAAAACLRLRNGLIQQGCSVRLVTRGLLPDEPDKVIDCRKFTLRRTQADRVRNWIRIRLLEKRRSVLNRPGNIEQCSFPESYFDLAAAIQSQPCDIINLHWVSGMLDYPSFFQKLELPVVWTLHDMNAFMGYEHFVEQVSDLDAQGKFVYYRPSSKEMDLNKRLVESKQRWVSKAKNLTVVTPSKWLESEAARSPVFADRCIHTIPYGLDTQVYCRNDSAEAKQLLGLDPQRKQLLFVSDNVKKARKGGVALLHALSGLKHLDQIELMVVGGHFPSNAITGLQIRNMGSVNDDHLMSMLYNAADAFVLPSLVDNLPNTMLESLACGTPVIAFAIGGVPDAVKDFQNGILCESVTTESLRSTIQEFLDGAGSFDRERIASDAAKHYALEIQATRYQSLFREVLLSHSAPIHRSCR
- a CDS encoding methyltransferase domain-containing protein; this translates as MKRYLNLGCGNRFHPDWTNVDMVSSSPHVVAHNLCEGIPYPDAHFEVVYHSHVLEHFSRKEGREFLRECVRVLKPGGIIRVAVPDLEHIVRLYLNSLEQALDEDIQAQHNYEWMLLELYDQTVRNHSGGEMAAYLQRETIPNESFVMDRLGEEGREIRRRALMAKENRVKAPEDGLNPNRVPLGRRVNALLRPLKERVLRLLLGNDWNLMNELRMGSGPNTLALKIGKFRLGGEIHQWMYDRYSLTQLLQDLGIRHVEVKSALESSIPGWNAFELESKNEIVFKPDSLFVEGRKAE
- a CDS encoding FkbM family methyltransferase translates to MIARIIRQLERLIGQRVDRVDLEIQRLKHLPRYEEGSTRLLGPALRFVDAASFLFLYDELFRKEIYQFETSNPCPYIIDGGANIGLSVCYFKRCFPEASVVAFEPDPKVFAVLKDNVEMLGLNHVELVQKGLWNEDKTLEFHAEGADGGRIAVSGDSESLKQIETVRLRSYLDRPVDLLKIDIEGAETEVLEDCADLLQCVDRIFVEYHSFTHQPQNLHRLLSVLVNAGFRYNIQHIGVISPHPFVKVQSYLGMDNQLNIFAVKESPRTPTT
- a CDS encoding glycosyltransferase — protein: MYSLSPIALFAYQRLESLHRTLETLRRNELANESELYVFSDGAKSDEEAPAVLSVREKLRAIKGFQKVHLVERPENFGLARNIIDGVSWVLKQYESVIVLEDDIETSPGFLRYMNDALECYRNEPKVMHVSGYMFPVKGKLPSTFFYNTASCWGWGTWRDRWQQAEWDAVQLCEQIEHSGRIADFNIGNTYPYFDHLRKNTTGEMRSWAVRWYANLFIKGGFALHPFPSLTQNIGMDGQGTHCGVSDRYIWSELANHVPVKPIELRQSRKCILLMKQFHASRSRTLRRSFRIRRIARRIFQHCAAWVARGVDRSSSRNRKPKSLKL
- a CDS encoding class I SAM-dependent methyltransferase produces the protein MEHFEQMAARTVKKFAIPKNSLAIDIGANDGTLMQCFQKNGLRVMGVDPGKKTGRLAAEKGLHVFEAFWNDETAKLLQQLNVRPKLISATAVFYHIEDIHSFVKGISRMLEKDTIFLVQCVYMKDVLEHVQFDHFYHEHTMMHSLRPLKRLFSEHGMRMIDVDFYPIHGGSFVLYVGREDSVYPSSDKIAAAIEAEEAAGMYQYDTYEAFARRVEHNKNELLKLLKRLKAEGKSVYALGAPLKGSTLLNYCGIGPDLVACATEVNRFKIGKYTPGTHIPIIYEEAVEEEPDYYLVLSWNFIEFFEKKYASFLNAGGKMIVPHPEVRVIERSPMQA
- a CDS encoding NAD(P)-dependent oxidoreductase, with translation MRIVVTGATGFLGQPVLQTLRSMGHEVVPLGRHDPVRCDLLDPQAVRRSISDIRPEGLVHLAWFTEHGAYWNAPENLDWITASLVLLEAFAAVGGKRALIAGSSAEYRWGGTEDLKEMQSPLEMTTLYSFSKNTLREILHRRSEVVEDLSLVWTRIFCPFGPGEEHRRLVPRTVHGLLAGKRLEFDSACSVRDFLHVSDVASALCVVFQSQVSGPINIASGVGTSVRDLVTMIASHLNALDQIHFDEPTAEQKDVDRVVACVSRLNQEVGWFPAETLNHRIREVCEFYGKLKKGFS
- a CDS encoding dTDP-4-dehydrorhamnose 3,5-epimerase family protein, translating into MKILSADTSIQGSLVIQLDKHRDHRGAFQALWEREQFEALNVDFSPDNVYHSFNTKRDTLRGLHFQSEPYQQAKLVTCISGRVMDVAVDLCKTSPTYLQVSMVELVAGECIAHWVPNTCAHGFWTLEASSTVSYVIEGAYRPEYAHSLRWNDPDLQIAWPHEHPILSEKDANAPLLREL